CGGCGGTTCTGGACGGCGTAGCTGAGGCCGACGGGGGCATTGGTGTGGACGTCGGTGAAATGCCAGCCGTTGGCGGTCTTCACCAAGTCGAAGCGAATGAGGGTAGCTGGGGACGTGCGCTCGGGTTGGAGGCCGTGAGACGGGCGGCGGAAGTAGGGATCGGCGAGGGTGATCTCGGGCGGGACGAGTTCCTCTTTGAGGGCGCGTTGCTCGTGGTAGAGGTCGGCGAGGAAGGTGTTGATGAGCCGGGCGCGCTGCTGGATGGCGGCCTCGAGGACCTTCCACTCATCGGGCTGGATAATGAGCGGGGTGGGCTCCAGCTCCCAGAAGGCGCGGTCGGCATCGCGGTCGGAGGGGAACAGATCGGTCAGCCCGGCGTCGCGCACGGAGAGTTTCAGCCGGTTGCGCAGGGCGCGCAATTGGGCGGGCGACGGATAGGGAAGCGTTCGGGAGCGCGGAGACACGATGGCGTAAAGGCGGAGTAGAGTGGCAAGCGGGGGCCGGATTCAAGCGTGGGCTTGCGGGCATTTTCCGCACCCCGGGAAGGGGCAATCTCCGTGGTTGCCAACGCAAGGGAATCGCGAAGGCTCTTTCGCTCACACATTATGTTTAAGAAGATTATTGCGGCGTTGCGCGGCACCAAGGCCAGCGCGTCCGATGCGCCGGCCCCCCAGAAGGGCAAATCCCCCTCCTCCTCCAAATCCTCCGCCCCCTCCGGCGAGCGCAAGCCGCGCTCCGAGGGCACTCAGGGCGATGCACCCAAGCGCAAGCGCGGCAACCGCGGTGGTCGCGGTGAAGGCGCTCCCGCCGGCGATGGCGACCAGCAGGGTCAAGGTCAGCGTGAAGGCGGCCGGGGTCGTGGTCGCGGCCGGGGTGGTCGCGGTGGCCGGGATGGCGATCGCGGCGAGAAGCGTGGCGGTGGTCGTGAGGGTCGGGGCGGTCGCGGTGGTCGCGGGCGCGGCGAAGGCCGGCGCGAACGTCCGGAACGCGACGATTTTGAGCATCCGCGCAGCGAGCCGATCAAGCCGGTGACGCCGATCGATATTCCCGCGCAGGATACGGAATTTTCCAAACTGGGCCTCAACGATGCGCTGGCCTACTCGGTGGCCGAGAAGGGCTACGAGTCCCCGACCCCGATCCAGGCGCAGGCGATCCCGCAGGTGCTGGCCGGTCGCGACGTGATCGGTTCGGCGCAGACCGGCACCGGCAAGACGGCGGCTTTTGCGTTGCCCATCCTGCAACGTCTCGGGGCGCATGGCAAAATGCGCTGCCTCGTGCTCGAGCCGACCCGCGAGCTCGCGCTGCAGGTGGAGGAAGCGTTCCAGATGTATTCCAAATACACCGACCTCACCACGACGATCGTGTATGGTGGTGTTGGATACGGCAAGCAGCGCGAGGACCTGCGCCGCGGCGTGGACGTCTGCGCCGCGACCCCGGGGCGTCTGCTCGACCTCTTGGAGGACGGTTCCACCCACCTCAACGACATCGAGATCGTGGTGCTCGACGAGGTCGACCGCATGCTCGATATGGGCTTCCTGCCCGACGTGCGCCGCATCGTCGAAAAGTGCCCGCGCTCGCGTCAGACCTTGTTCTTCACCGCCACCCTGCCGCCTGAGATCGCCTCGCTGGCGGACTGGGCGCTGACCAATCCGGTGGAGGTGAAGATCGGTGTGCAGCGCAAGCCGGCCGAGACGGTGTCCCACGCGTTTTATCCGGTGGTGGCTCCGCAGAAGTTCAGTCTGCTGCTTGAGCTGATGAAGCGCACCGATTTCAAGAGTGTGATCGTCTTCACCCGCACCCGCATGGGCGCGGACCGCATTGCGCGGCAGTTGAAGAAGGAAGACCATACCGTCGGCGTGTTGCACTCGGACCGCAGTCAGCGTGAGCGCGTGGAAGCGTTGCAGGGCTTCAAGTCGGGCAAATTCGAAGTGCTGGTGGCGACCGACATCGCCGCGCGTGGTTTGGACATCGCGGGCGTGTCGCACGTGATCAATTACGACGTGCCGGAGAACCCGGAAGACTACGTGCACCGCATCGGTCGCACGGGTCGTGCGCAGACCAGCGGTGACGCCTTCACCCTAGTGACCGAAGACGACGTGCGTTACGCGCGCTCGATCGAGCGTTTCATCGGTGCCGAAGTGGAGCGCAAGCGTATCGACGACTTCGACTACATCTACTCGGCCCTGTTTGACCCCAACGCTCAGCAGGCGGCCGCCCCGGCGGTGCGCAAGTCGCGCCTGCGCCGGTAAGGGGTGGAGGTGTCGGGCTTAGTGCCGGCTCCAGCCTAAGCCGGCATTGCGCGAGACGGCGGCTGAAGCCGCCGCTACGGCCGAGGGGCAGGCGTTAGCGCGAGTAAACTCGCGGCCTACAGTGCGGGGGCGGGAGCGGAATGTAGGCTGCGAGTTTACTCGCGCTGCGTTGCCGCTCAGGACACCGGGGTGACGGTGATGGCCGGAGTCTCGACGGATTCGTCGAGCTCGGGGAAGAGGGTGCGCAGGAGGGCGGGATTCTGCTGCAGGCCGGAGCCGTCGAGGTATTTCCAGTCCGACTCCCCCTTGGTGCGGATGGCGATCATGAAGGACTGGGTGCGGAGCTTCTGACCCTGCATCTCCATAATGGCGGTGCGGGGCACAAAACAAAGTTCGTAGTCGCCCGCCGGATACAGCTCACCGGGCTCACCGGTGGTGGATTCGACGAAGCGGATGCCGGTTTGCTTGAGCATGGCCAGGGCCTGCTCGGTGATCTGCGTAAACACCTCCTTGCTGCCGACCAGTTTGTAGATGCTGTCGTGGGTGTGCTCGATGAGGGCCGAGGCATCACCTTTTTCAAAGAGGGTGAACATCGAGTCGATGTCGGCTTTGATCTGCGCGGTTTCGTCGGCGGAGGGTTTGGCGGCCCAGGTGGTGAGAGAGAGCGCGCAGAGGGCGAGCGTGAGGAGTGAGCGACGAAGGTTTTTCATGGGGAATGGAGAGAGATGGATTGCGGGGGGGGCGGGGAGGGCGTGGCAAGCCAAGCCCCGACACGCGGGCATAAAAAACCGGACGCAGGACGCGTCCGGTTTTGGGACCGGAAGGCGAGCCGCCGAAGCGACATCGGCCGTGTCCGGCCTACTTTCCTCTGCCTTTGGCGGCGCCGGGCGGGCGCTGCTTGGCTCCGGTGATTTGGTCGATCAAGGCCCGTTGTTGGCCGGGATTGAGCTCGAGGATGGCGTTGACGAGGACTTGTAGTTTGGCGGGTTCGGATTCGCCAGGTAGAACGACGCCGAGGGCGCTTTCCAACTGCGTGCGCGTGTCGCCGGTTGCGGTCAGTTCGAGTCGCACGGCTGCCAGTTGAGCTTCGCTGGTGGCGAGCATTTCCAGGGTGGCGGCCAACTCCGCCTGGGCGGTTGCGAGATCGGTGTGGCATTGGGTCAACTCAGCGGCGGCGGCGTCGAGCGCGGCTTGTAAGGCGACGACGGCGTTTTCGAGGGCGGCGACGTTGGACGTCAGCGCCGCGTTGTCGGTTTCGAGGGCTTCGATCGTGGCGTCCAAGGTGGCGATCTCTGCATTGCTGGCGGCCAGCAGGGAGGTGGCCGTCGCCAAGGCGGCGGTGGTGTCGTCCAACTCGTTCTGCAAGCGGGCGGTGTTCGCCTCCAGTTCCGCGATTTGCGCCGCGTGAGCAGCCTGGATCAGGGCGTCTTCGCTGACCGCGGAGACCGTGAAGTCAGCGGTAATTTTTTGTTCGTATTCGACCCGAGGACTGGGGTCCCAGATCGTGATGTAGATGCTCGTGGGGGATGTGGTGAATTCGACCGGAGGCGAACCGTCGATGGGGATCTGGTCCGCGGTCGGTTCGAACTGGAAATTGAGATACAAAAAGCGATTGGCCGAATAGGTAACCAGTTCCATGAACTGACTCGACCAGATGAGCCGCATGTTGCTCGCGCGGTCCGGGGCGTCAGGGGTGTGAACGTAGGTGTAAATCGTCTGCCCGCTGGAGACATCTTTGACCACCAGCTTCGCGTCCGTGACTGCTTGGACGCTCCGGACCCCTCGGTATGCGCGTTCCGAGGGGTAGATTACGGAGGGACTCTCGGGATTGAAGGTTAGGGTGACGTCAAATTCGTAGGCGCCATCGATAAAGTGGGCGTGATACATGATGTTGGACGCCGAACTGAGGAGGGGGGAGATCAGGG
This portion of the Actomonas aquatica genome encodes:
- a CDS encoding DEAD/DEAH box helicase, which translates into the protein MFKKIIAALRGTKASASDAPAPQKGKSPSSSKSSAPSGERKPRSEGTQGDAPKRKRGNRGGRGEGAPAGDGDQQGQGQREGGRGRGRGRGGRGGRDGDRGEKRGGGREGRGGRGGRGRGEGRRERPERDDFEHPRSEPIKPVTPIDIPAQDTEFSKLGLNDALAYSVAEKGYESPTPIQAQAIPQVLAGRDVIGSAQTGTGKTAAFALPILQRLGAHGKMRCLVLEPTRELALQVEEAFQMYSKYTDLTTTIVYGGVGYGKQREDLRRGVDVCAATPGRLLDLLEDGSTHLNDIEIVVLDEVDRMLDMGFLPDVRRIVEKCPRSRQTLFFTATLPPEIASLADWALTNPVEVKIGVQRKPAETVSHAFYPVVAPQKFSLLLELMKRTDFKSVIVFTRTRMGADRIARQLKKEDHTVGVLHSDRSQRERVEALQGFKSGKFEVLVATDIAARGLDIAGVSHVINYDVPENPEDYVHRIGRTGRAQTSGDAFTLVTEDDVRYARSIERFIGAEVERKRIDDFDYIYSALFDPNAQQAAAPAVRKSRLRR